One region of Bdellovibrio bacteriovorus genomic DNA includes:
- a CDS encoding SRPBCC family protein → MVTKIEKTISLKAPREDIWRALTKKNELSQWWNEGVILQPDIGGIFQEPWIDSEGQKHLASGRVVYSRENHDIVFTWHEHEWRPEWETECMLKIEDKGEERTVTLQHYGWEHFPDAQRESLQKEFDVVWDIHLKDLKKYIESGPH, encoded by the coding sequence ATGGTTACAAAGATTGAAAAAACAATCTCCCTTAAAGCTCCGCGCGAAGATATTTGGCGGGCCCTTACCAAGAAGAATGAACTCTCTCAATGGTGGAATGAAGGTGTGATCCTTCAGCCTGATATCGGTGGTATCTTTCAAGAGCCCTGGATTGATAGCGAAGGTCAAAAACACCTGGCGTCGGGACGTGTTGTTTATTCCCGCGAAAACCACGATATTGTTTTTACCTGGCATGAACACGAATGGCGCCCGGAATGGGAAACTGAATGTATGCTGAAGATCGAAGACAAAGGCGAAGAGCGGACGGTGACCTTACAACATTATGGTTGGGAACACTTTCCCGATGCACAACGCGAATCCTTACAGAAAGAATTCGACGTCGTGTGGGATATCCATCTTAAAGATTTAAAAAAATATATCGAATCAGGTCCTCATTAA
- a CDS encoding DUF2802 domain-containing protein, whose translation MSFWFLLQVLVNLILLAGVVGLWVRLNRPPKDDPRLSKGLQLLQSKIAVLEDLSDRTETQVNQLTALLEQKVKDIQTKIQASDKQLAKIEQSMQKSLEVAKIFQDRIPHNEILERKNTIKYVKAARLAHQGHSIDDIASQVPELSRGEIEFIANVNRDQLMFCEDSLPEWAQGEADMHDSASDLSDVDNMSFMAPLQRDSAHDMSTVFEVPKTDNEALKKLGEAFKAACIEVEEKETAAQQTANNVSALFNVTQNIAQTFLSEKPTPVAPTAAPKAQTLATTAPTSAQGKKDNVIRPVEFRRLDMTKDLG comes from the coding sequence GTGAGTTTCTGGTTCTTACTACAAGTGCTTGTGAATTTAATTCTATTAGCAGGTGTTGTTGGTTTGTGGGTTCGTTTAAACCGTCCTCCTAAAGATGATCCAAGACTCAGTAAAGGCTTGCAGCTTTTGCAAAGCAAAATCGCCGTATTGGAAGACCTTTCAGACAGAACTGAAACTCAGGTTAATCAGTTAACGGCTTTGTTGGAACAGAAAGTAAAAGACATTCAAACCAAAATTCAGGCTTCTGATAAACAGCTTGCGAAAATCGAACAGAGCATGCAAAAAAGTTTGGAAGTCGCAAAGATCTTCCAAGATCGTATTCCTCACAACGAAATCTTAGAACGCAAAAACACGATTAAATACGTTAAAGCTGCTCGTTTAGCGCATCAGGGTCACAGCATCGATGATATCGCTTCTCAAGTGCCAGAACTTTCTCGCGGGGAAATTGAATTCATTGCGAACGTGAACCGTGATCAATTGATGTTCTGTGAAGACAGTTTACCGGAATGGGCGCAAGGCGAAGCCGATATGCACGATTCAGCATCGGATTTGAGTGACGTGGATAACATGTCCTTCATGGCGCCATTGCAAAGAGATTCGGCGCATGACATGAGCACTGTATTTGAAGTTCCCAAAACCGACAATGAAGCACTTAAAAAATTAGGCGAAGCTTTTAAAGCGGCTTGCATTGAAGTGGAAGAAAAAGAAACAGCGGCGCAACAAACCGCCAACAATGTTTCAGCTCTATTCAATGTCACTCAGAATATCGCGCAAACTTTCTTAAGCGAAAAACCGACGCCGGTGGCTCCGACAGCGGCTCCGAAGGCGCAGACCTTAGCAACGACGGCTCCAACATCTGCTCAGGGAAAAAAAGACAACGTGATTCGTCCCGTTGAATTCCGTCGCTTAGATATGACGAAAGATTTAGGATAA